AAAAGTTAATTTGAACCATAACTATTATTTATGcattacttggccaacaagcaacCTTTGGGATGAAATCGTCCCTGCAATACAATCTGAACTAAGACAAAATATAAATCATTGGATTAGCATATGGATGATCGATATTAACTAAAAGACTTATTAgtattgaaaaaattagtactccactttattttatttttttaattatcaagGGTATCTACCGACAACTTAGTGACTATTCTCGCGCTGATTTGTAGACACCTTAATGGGTGGGACAGCTGGCTGATTTGTAGGCACCACAACTGGCTGATTTGTAGGCACCTCAATAGGTGAGACAACTGACCCAAGGATTTTAAAGCTGCCTCATAGGACAACTAGCTGATTTGTAGGCACCTCAATGAGTGAGACAGTTGGTCCAAGGATTTAAAGATGCCCAATACCTAAAGGCAGGGATCGATTCCCTACCATTTTTTATTAAGGATGGACGAGTCTCATGTCATTCGACCATACTCCTTGGGTTTAGTACTCCACTTATTAGTACAAGGGTACTACAATTATccgataaaaataattaaagcagTTAATTATGGAATCATGCAATTTTTATGTGTTTGAATTTGAAGATCGgccattttttctcttttaaaaatatcacaaaatataactcccaatttaaatcaattttttacATCATACTTATATGAAAAAACTAGCAAAAAAAAACCTTATTATATACAATCATATGAAGAAATTTGTGTGGACATTAATCAGCATAGTAAGACGAGTCAATATGGACGTTATCAAactatatattagttttaccAAACAACCACCATAGTAATAAATATAACGTTAAATAACAATCATTAATCAACATAGTTAATTAAACAAGTCAATCTATATAGCGTTATCAAACTGTCATCCTAATAGTTTTATCCAACAATCAATATAGCATTAcaaaataatcaatttaatgttacaccacttgtatatattgacaaatacatacatacttaCACTGTGTTGTGCGTTGGTTGTCTTTTTCATTATTGTTTGTGCTCGttatgtcaattttttttagCTTCTGCTAATTTTGGTGTTACCCTGTTTTAGCTGTTGTTTCAATTTAAATGCTTGCTAGCCATATTTTGATGCATAAAAAACGAGATTTATCGCTAGTGTCTTAATTTTATATCTTAAAGTACTTCATTGTTTTATAATTCCACGACGCCAAATAACACACTAGATTATAAAATATCATTAccgttttaaaaaaaacattaatagTAAAAAATAGCTAATCAAAAGTTAGTAAATAATATAATAGTTCATCCGTTacatttaaaatattcatcttttatttttaaatttttctaattaaaatgtcatcttttcatattttaatataaaatttctcttctttctcctcttaaaatatttaattatttttttatatatgttaTATCAAATTCAATAGCTGCATCTAAAACATATACTCCCAAACAATCAAATTAAAGTATGACGACAAGTAATATCTGATATCATAGAACCCAAATTGGCAGCCCTAAAAAGTATATATGAATCATACAAGCAAACAAGCATAAGTAAAATTAGGTGATACAAGCAAACAAGCTCGTCTTACCTAGTTATCTTAACATGTTAACATGTCAACCAAACAAGCATAAGTAAAATTAGGTGATAGAAAGTATATAACTCATACAATAAGTAAAATTAAGTGAATTTTTAGTTTTCGCATCAACAGAAAAAGACATCGTTCATATCCACATCATCAAATAGAAACGTCGTTCGTATTCTTATGCGATACTTCAAACATTTAAACTACGAGaattctatatttttttccatCTTCGATGGATTTTATTCATCATGAAGAGATATGATAATCGATAATTATATGGAACAGTATTTGAAATGTGACATTTTCTTTGGTAATGTGGACATAACAAACGTCAAATTTTTAAAGGTGAAATATAAAAGGTTAAAGctcattttaaatttaaattatcaaCTCAATCACAATTTCGATGCTAATTTTTGTTTCAACTTGGCTAAAATAATTTAGTTACATGgtaaacaaacacacaaataaAAGTAACCCCTATagaaaaaatactactagtataaattcatatgtaaaaaataaattaaaattaaagtgataaacaaaacaaaaaaaaatcttcgCAACTCGTAATCTCGTAGTATTATGCTTTCCCACTATTATTGGATTTCTGTCCCAATCAAACAcgaataaaaatcaaatcacatAACTAACAGCTGAACCGGGTCAAGCCGGAGTTACGCGAACCCGGTTTATTCGTCTTCGTtagatttcaataaattgttcGCCGCCTTAGCTTAGGTTTTATTGAATGAATGCAGCAATTTCTGTCACAATTTCTTACATTCTGCTCAGAATTGCTGTTTCAATATTAGCTGCTATTGCGCGACAATTGTTTCATATTCATTGTACTCTATTTTGATTCTAGATTTTTTGGAGGCGGGATCAGCAGCTAACTATTACTAATATTATGGTATAAATTTTGAATCTAAGAAAACTGTGTGATCCATATGGTTGAACGTTTACCGGTCGGTACAAAATGCTCTTCGACGGCGCACTGCATCACCGGAATTCTCTAGTCCCCATCCTTTTATCTCACAGCCAGTTTTCGCCATGTCGAGGTCCGTACAACGCGCTGTCTGTTTCTCTTTTCCCTCACAAGTTTCTGTTGAGCTGATTTCTTATTTTGCACTAACTGAATCGGTTTTTGGGATTTGTTGTGTGTTGAGGTGTTTAAAACTAGGTATTGAGTATAGTTGATCAAACAGATTTCAAGTGcgtgtttaattttaatgttttttttcccTTTATTTTGGGAGACAAATTATGTATAGTGAAACGATCCAATAGTGATTGCGTGCTACCGTAGGGGGAATCTAGTCAGTTCTGTATCCTAAAAATTTGGAATTGTTGCTAGAAcaagttattttattttcgtTGATTGAAATTTTGCTTAAACATAGCAATTGGACTGCAGATTATTGAAAGTTGGAAACATTAGGAGAGCATTTCTATCTTTGCGGACAAAACGAGCTAGTGTCTCTTCGGAAGAGGTGAAATATGGGCCCATGGTTCGAGCAGGGCTGTGTACTCCTCAATATAGATTGTTCTCACAATATTTATTGCCTAAAGCAGAGCATGCCCCAAATGCAACATATAAAGTGGGAAAAGTTTTCTGCAATAGCTGCATCAGGAATTACACATCTGTTGCTTCTAGCGGTTCTATAGCCTATAATGCGCAAGTTGTTTGGAAGAGGTTGGCTCAGGCATCTGCACTTGATGGGAGCAAAACTCATCACACCATTAACCGTATTGCTCAGGCAGTCAGCTTGGGTTTGAGCCGTTCTTACATTGTGGTTCCTGGTATATTTACTATGATGTGTGGCTCCCAGATGACATTTGCATATTCTGTTCCAGAAACGGATGTTATTACACCGAGGAACAGTTTATACACGCATGCTGAGGACAGCCATCTTTTCTTGACCAGACtgataatttctatttttgagaGCCTTATCTTGTTGTTGAGAGCTATACATCTCAGTTTTCTGTTTGCACCAAGTATTGCCATAGCTCCATTTGCAGATAGTTTTGGACCTGAGTTTAGGAAGTTATGGCTTAAGGTTGTTCATCGAACTCTTGAAAGAGCAGGCCCAGCATTCATAAAATGGGGACAGTGGGCGGCCACACGGCCagatctattccctagagactTGTGTATTGAGCTGTCGAAACTTCACACCAAAGCCCCCGAACATAGCTTTGCATACACTAAGAAGGCTGTTGAGAAAGCTTTCGGCCGTAAAATATCAGAAATTTTTGATGACTTTGAGGAAGAACCTGTGGCCTCTGGAAGCATTGCACAAGTGCATCGAGCTTCGTTGCGGTCTCGCTACCGTGGTCTCCAGGTCAAACCAATGCTAGTTGCAGTTAAGGTGAGACATCCAGGTGTTGGTGAGTCAATAAAAAGGGATTTTGAGATAATTAATGCAGTGGCAAGAATGTCAAGGTTCATACCTGCTCTGAATTGGCTGAGGCTCGATGAAAGTGTCCAGCAGTTTGCAGTTTTCATGATGTCTCAAGTTGATCTAGCACGAGAAGCTGCTCATTTGAACCGCTTCATATATAATTTTCGCCAATGGAAGGATGTTTCTTTCCCAAAGCCTGTATATCCTTTAGTTCATCCAGCTGTGTTAGTGGAAACTTTTGAGCATGGAGAAAGTGTTTCTCACTATGTGGATGTGCTTGAGGGGAAGAATGATAGAACAAGTAGTGCTCTTGCCCACATTGGAACCCATGCCCTGCTGAAGATGCTCCTGGTATcttatttcctcatttttcgtATCTAGTTATCGTTCTCTTTTCATCATAATTAGGTTATATGGACTGCACTATATCTGTCTTCTTTTCGTTCTGCATGTGGATATTGGTAAAGATGCGAATGACATGGTTTTTCAGACATTGATTTACTTTTTAGTATCTGTTTCTCACTTTTCTAGTATACAACTTGTATGCGGCATAATGCTGTGTGTATCTGTTGTCATAGTTGAATTCTATCAGCCATTAATACAATAGTATGCCATGTGTGGTGTACGGTTTGTCTATAAGAGCTCAGTCATAGAGCACTTAATTTGCTTTTCTTTTTACTATAGTGGCTACAGAAAGAAGTACGGACTTGAGACTTCTGTTAGTATAAGTTAAGACACAAAGGTGTTGAAATTGGTCCATGTGATTAATATTCATGTCTATTGGGCTATTGGCAATGCATACTTCATATCCGTGAGATATTTTTTACCAGGTGGACAACTTTGTTCATGCTGATATGCATCCTGGAAACATCCTTGTTCGTGTAGCTCAGAAAAAGCCTACTCGCAAAAAGATATTCAAAACTAAGCCACATGTTATATTCCTCGACGTTGGGATGACTGCtgaactttccaaaaatgatcGTGTAAATTTACTGGAATTCTTCAAGGCTGTTGCGCGTAGAGATGGACAAACTGCAGCAGAGTGCACACTGAGATTGTCGAAGAAACAGAATTGTCCAAAACCTGAGGCCTTCATCGAGGTGAATAACTGTCGTCCTGCATTAGCATTAAATCAAGTGGATTTGTGTTCAAGAAATTCTGATTGCATTCAAATTCATTAATATCTCTTGAGGATTTCTTATCTTAGTTCTTCATATGATGCCTGCATTACTGACTTGTGTTTCTGAAACCGATTTGTACCTGCCTACAAATGCTCATTAAC
This sequence is a window from Salvia splendens isolate huo1 chromosome 5, SspV2, whole genome shotgun sequence. Protein-coding genes within it:
- the LOC121805409 gene encoding probable serine/threonine-protein kinase abkC, giving the protein MSRLLKVGNIRRAFLSLRTKRASVSSEEVKYGPMVRAGLCTPQYRLFSQYLLPKAEHAPNATYKVGKVFCNSCIRNYTSVASSGSIAYNAQVVWKRLAQASALDGSKTHHTINRIAQAVSLGLSRSYIVVPGIFTMMCGSQMTFAYSVPETDVITPRNSLYTHAEDSHLFLTRLIISIFESLILLLRAIHLSFLFAPSIAIAPFADSFGPEFRKLWLKVVHRTLERAGPAFIKWGQWAATRPDLFPRDLCIELSKLHTKAPEHSFAYTKKAVEKAFGRKISEIFDDFEEEPVASGSIAQVHRASLRSRYRGLQVKPMLVAVKVRHPGVGESIKRDFEIINAVARMSRFIPALNWLRLDESVQQFAVFMMSQVDLAREAAHLNRFIYNFRQWKDVSFPKPVYPLVHPAVLVETFEHGESVSHYVDVLEGKNDRTSSALAHIGTHALLKMLLVDNFVHADMHPGNILVRVAQKKPTRKKIFKTKPHVIFLDVGMTAELSKNDRVNLLEFFKAVARRDGQTAAECTLRLSKKQNCPKPEAFIEEVRESFDFWGTPEGDLIHPAECMQQLLEKVRRHKVNVDGNVCTVMVTLLVLEGWQRKLDPDYDVMHTLQTLLLKSDWAASLSYTIEGLMAP